A genomic stretch from Plasmodium cynomolgi strain B DNA, chromosome 8, whole genome shotgun sequence includes:
- a CDS encoding RNA binding protein (putative), with amino-acid sequence MDMTPIEEDTAEVAHAVVVHIIISTQETNITTNLQREIFPKKETDTVLCMTIETESESVVISISTRRNTAASGPYNNTYEYREGRDERMNMRKYSPGGERQRYVYENDSNRMGNNIGMMRRERPREMRNYFYKKADPCKIFVGNISPDAREEDVRRKFLKYGDIVNMQWKTRFAFIEYEKISHAEIAIKEENGQFFFGEELNVQPHHAGNYFHNRNDNRGFYPPPYARNYSPNRNENREKKNALRIVVKNVDEKASWQDLKDFGRDVGSVNYANIIQDDNKERFGIIEYYNYENVKKAVEVLNGRKFNGISVEVMKFVDSPLNLKFKNRGEDRRDPNFHHNTSGDKDRTYHRDGYEADRDGYRRERFFERPHDRHDRNDRNDRHDRNDKHDRHDKHDRHDRYERNHDKDQGKTHDRNKFGRDEKEDGQHDKSDKDHRRGSMNNDQRRGSSQDKERADGVDAGNREGREDGNDVDRQSQLSGRGGNSRAKEENLGETDRLSGKSASSGRSGRSGRSGRSGRSGRSGRSGRSGRSRRSDRSGSIVKDKYKNGGEGTTSDMKQGRNNKNGRSESVDNVGDDQRSTMKGKDKGDEYSVDKEREEAIKNDRELSTRGDDEEENMYKSDEEGSIVGSTNVRDKIEHSADGGLKDGEGDRYDGSRSRSRSVSVKAKQQSNRRNTKGRRRGRRASDDSSSRRDLQDSYYDDSVNNDKWAASKKVCVNKGNSTESGS; translated from the exons ATGGACATGACGCCAATCGAGGAGGACACAGCCGAAGTCGCACACGCAGTCGTAGTCCACATCATCATAAGTACCCAAGAGACAAATATCACAACAAATCTCCAAAGAGAAATATTTCCAAAGAAAGAAACAGACACGGTGCTGTGTATGACGATCGAAACGGAGAGCGAAAGCGTGGTGATAAGTATAAGCACGAGAAGGAACACAGCAGCAA GTGGTCCATACAACAACACGTATGAATACCGAGAAGGTCGAGACGAAAGAATGAATATGAGGAAATATTCCCCAGGTGGAGAGAGACAAAGATATGTATACGAAAATGATTCAAATCGAATGGGAAATAATATTGGAATGATGAGAAGAGAAAGACCAAGAGAGatgagaaattatttttacaaaaaagcaGACCCATGTAAAATATTCGTAGGAAATATATCTCCTGATGCTAGAGAAGAAGAtgtaagaagaaaatttttaaaatatggagatattgtaaatatgcaGTGGAAAACGAGATTTGCATTTATAGAGTATGAGAAAATATCTCATGCAGAGATTGCaataaaggaagaaaatggacagtttttttttggagaagaaTTAAATGTTCAACCTCATCATGCAGGTAACTATTTTCATAACCGAAATGACAATCGAGGTTTTTATCCTCCTCCATACGCAAGGAATTATTCCCCTAATCGAAATGAAAatagagagaaaaaaaatgccttacGAATtgtagtaaaaaatgtggacgAAAAAGCTAGCTGGCAAGATCTAAAAGATTTCGGAAGAGATGTAGGATCAGTTAATTATGCTAATATTATTCAGGATGATAATAAAGAAAGGTTTGGTATAATAGAGTATTACAATTATgagaatgtaaaaaaagcagtGGAAGTATTAAACGGTCGTAAGTTTAATGGTATCTCTGTAGAGGTAATGAAATTTGTTGATTCTCCTCTCAACTTGAAATTCAAAAATCGAGGTGAGGATAGAAGAGATCCAAATTTTCATCACAACACTTCGGGTGACAAGGATAGGACGTACCATCGAGATGGGTATGAGGCGGACAGGGATGGCTACAGGAGGGAGCGTTTTTTTGAAAGACCGCATGATAGGCATGACAGGAATGACAGGAATGACAGGCATGACAGGAATGACAAGCATGACAGGCATGACAAACATGACAGACATGACAGATATGAGAGGAACCACGATAAGGACCAGGGGAAGACCCACGACAGGAACAAATTTGGGAGAGACGAAAAGGAGGACGGGCAACATGACAAGTCGGACAAGGACCACCGAAGGGGAAGTATGAACAACGATCAGAGAAGAGGCAGCTCACAGGATAAGGAAAGAGCCGATGGGGTGGACGCAGGAAATAGGGAAGGCAGAGAGGACGGTAACGATGTGGATAGGCAGAGTCAGTTAAGTGGCAGAGGAGGGAACAGCAGGGCTAAGGAGGAGAATTTGGGCGAGACGGATAGGTTGTCAGGGAAAAGCGCCAGTAGTGGTAGAAGTGGCAGAAGTGGTAGAAGTGGCAGAAGTGgtagaagtggaagaagtggaagaagtggtaGAAGCGGTAGAAGCCGTAGAAGTGACCGAAGCGGTAGCATCGTGAAGGACAAATACAAGAACGGAGGGGAGGGGACTACATCCGACATGAAACAAGGaaggaacaacaaaaatggcagAAGTGAAAGTGTAGATAATGTAGGAGATGACCAGAGAAGCACTATGAAAGGAAAAGACAAGGGGGATGAATACTCTGTGGATAAGGAAAGAGAGGAGGCAATTAAAAACGATAGAGAGCTGAGCACACGAGGagacgatgaagaagaaaatatgtacaagAGCGATGAGGAAGGAAGTATTGTTGGTTCTACGAATGTGAGAGATAAGATCGAACATAGTGCAGATGGTGGCTTGAAGGATGGTGAGGGAGACCGTTATGATGGGAGCCGAAGCAGGAGCAGAAGTGTGAGTGTGAAAGCGAAGCAGCAGTCGAATAGGAGAAACACGAAAGGGAgacgaaggggaagaagggcaTCCGATGATTCTTCCTCCAGGAGAGACCTACAAGATAGTTATTACGACGACAGTGTGAACAACGACAAATGGGCAGCCTCGAAGAAGGTGTGCGTAAACAAGGGAAATTCTACTGAGAGTGGTTCGTAG
- a CDS encoding hypothetical protein (putative) — MSTVEELKFIWNFLFSDITSEKKGEEIEEEKKYEENIILLKKLMRTENIKFEQKYNASNILEKLKEVKDVKYEDILNQYGNNFLNFLKQSFENVAEEIQINDKIKYRRNELIKQDLNNKLQSVNANYNLEYINLNKCLGTEDFENQLNVSLKFNSLKDILSKL, encoded by the coding sequence atgtCGACCGTTGAGGAGTTGAAGTtcatttggaattttttattttcggaTATAacgtcagaaaaaaaaggagaagaaatagaagaagaaaaaaaatacgaagagaacattattttgttgaaaaaattaatgagaACGGAAAACATAAAgtttgaacaaaaatataacgcttccaacattttggaaaaattaaaagaggtGAAGGATGTTAAGTATGAAGATATTTTAAATCAATAtggaaacaattttttaaattttttaaagcaatCTTTTGAAAATGTAGCGGAGGaaattcaaataaatgacaaaataaagtacaGGAGAAATGAGCTAATAAAACAGGATTTAAATAATAAGCTACAAAGTGTCAATGCTAACTACAATTTGGAGTACATTAATCTGAACAAATGCTTAGGAACGGAAGATTTTGAAAATCAGCTGAATGTAAgcttaaaatttaattcccTAAAGGATATTTTAAGCAAATTG